The segment GAATTGTACATAGTTTTGATCGTATGGATAGCCTTGTAAAGCATAGAAGATAGCGATCAAGAATGGCATTTGCACCAATAGAGGCAAACAACCAGCCAATGGGTTAACGCCCATTTCTTTGTACAATGCACCCATTTCCGCTTGAAGTTTTGCAGGATCGTTTTTGTATTTATCTTGCAATTCTTTCATGTGAGGCTGTAACTCTTGCATAGCCTTCATGGATTTGATTTGTTTTACAGTAAGTGGTGCCAAAACCGCTTTAATAACGATTGTTAAAAGGATAATAGCCACACCGTAGCTTGGATAGCCTACCATTTGAGTTAATTGGAACGCATAGGTTACCAATGTAGTCATCAATTCAACGATAGGGTGGAATATACTACTTAAGAATTCCATTGTTTCTCCTTTTTCTTACAGTCCGAAACCGTCCTTTGCGCATCTATATATCGTTATGGTATGGTCTAAATTTCATCCATACAGATGCTCAGGTATTTCCAAAACTGTGCTAGATGTTTTTTGTGAAAGTTGCTTTCACAAAACGCAAAACCAGCCTAAACCCTCGTAGGTTAAGGAACTGGATCGTAGCCACCCTTGTGGAAAGGATGGCAGCGAAGAATGCGTTTTAAACCCATCCAGCTACCTTTCAAAGGACCATATTTTTCGATGGCCTGCAAAGTATATGTGGAACATGTCGGATAATAACGGCAACATCCAGGTTTTAAGGGAGATATGGCAAGCTGATAGAACCTAATTAAAAGTCG is part of the Veillonella nakazawae genome and harbors:
- a CDS encoding YidC/Oxa1 family membrane protein insertase, which gives rise to MEFLSSIFHPIVELMTTLVTYAFQLTQMVGYPSYGVAIILLTIVIKAVLAPLTVKQIKSMKAMQELQPHMKELQDKYKNDPAKLQAEMGALYKEMGVNPLAGCLPLLVQMPFLIAIFYALQGYPYDQNYVQFLWLPSLGEPDPMYILPVLSALSTWIMSKQTSSGATGAAAQQQKIMTIFMPLFIGYISLNFPSGLVIYWIVSNVFQFVQQHFIYKSLEAKK
- the yidD gene encoding membrane protein insertion efficiency factor YidD, translating into MKRCITTLLRLLIRFYQLAISPLKPGCCRYYPTCSTYTLQAIEKYGPLKGSWMGLKRILRCHPFHKGGYDPVP